In a genomic window of Allomeiothermus silvanus DSM 9946:
- a CDS encoding MerR family transcriptional regulator, with translation MAADTFLPPKFSKARFESILREQAKVFRQNLNFRNAMLALAGSDENAQAFFQLPGVGIGAFAKMVNLPVSTVRHYIRLGLIEPWEVEGRYRFQPVNVRQAQTVRMWRELGMSLEEIVRRKQKQRQTDPTLILKDLIQKVPHDTGQTGALGIALVRQEVKNHELHMHTDIWSGNQLPDPNTQIAEEAARLREIMHELREEYRAVRERLEKKKLEIEERISQVRLIEDELYKGV, from the coding sequence ATGGCAGCGGATACGTTTCTTCCACCGAAGTTTTCCAAGGCTAGGTTCGAGTCCATCCTCCGAGAACAAGCCAAAGTGTTCCGCCAAAACCTAAACTTTAGAAACGCGATGTTGGCCTTGGCGGGTTCCGATGAGAATGCCCAGGCGTTTTTTCAGCTCCCCGGGGTCGGAATTGGAGCCTTCGCCAAAATGGTTAACCTGCCGGTCTCGACGGTACGCCACTATATTCGGCTGGGCCTGATCGAACCCTGGGAGGTAGAAGGGCGTTACCGCTTCCAACCTGTGAACGTGCGCCAAGCCCAGACGGTGCGGATGTGGCGTGAGTTGGGAATGAGCCTAGAAGAGATCGTTCGGCGCAAGCAAAAACAGCGTCAAACCGACCCCACGCTGATACTCAAAGACTTGATCCAGAAAGTACCTCACGATACGGGGCAGACGGGCGCTTTAGGCATCGCTTTGGTACGACAGGAAGTCAAAAACCACGAGCTTCACATGCACACCGACATCTGGAGCGGCAATCAGCTGCCTGACCCGAACACCCAGATCGCCGAGGAAGCGGCTCGCCTCCGCGAGATCATGCACGAGTTGCGCGAGGAATACCGAGCCGTGCGGGAGCGTCTCGAGAAGAAAAAACTCGAGATCGAGGAGCGAATCTCCCAGGTGCGGCTCATCGAAGACGAACTCTATAAGGGGGTTTGA
- a CDS encoding LacI family DNA-binding transcriptional regulator, giving the protein MPNILDVAKRAGVAPTTAKRAIHEPHLLKPETLERVRKAIQELGYEPDQVAGSLRRGRTQTIGLMVGNIMEPFFASLVRTVAHAVQGLGYALLVTDNEYDAKLELANLRVLYGHRVSGLIIRSGYGASNLDYLKRMQERGTYVLEIDYFYPDSPFSHVMLDNESCVFEGVRYLHALGHRRIATLGSYDPIHHPEERSRAFPKALQAVGLPLIEEYQRVIRLTEPEAYRLTLELMRLPNPPTAIFSLNGTEAAGAFRALNELGLRIPQDISLLTFDNYSWTSLVTPPLDVIEQPVEEMGYAAVEIVLDAVENRTLDKVVRRRFPGKLIRRGSCAPPNR; this is encoded by the coding sequence GTGCCCAATATCCTCGACGTTGCCAAACGCGCTGGGGTTGCTCCCACAACGGCCAAGCGAGCTATCCACGAGCCCCACCTCCTCAAACCCGAGACCCTCGAGCGGGTACGCAAAGCTATTCAGGAGTTGGGCTACGAACCCGATCAGGTGGCCGGAAGCCTTAGGCGCGGGCGCACCCAGACCATCGGGCTGATGGTCGGCAACATCATGGAGCCCTTTTTCGCCAGCTTAGTGCGCACCGTGGCCCACGCCGTGCAGGGGCTGGGGTATGCCCTGCTCGTCACCGACAACGAGTACGATGCCAAGCTCGAGTTGGCCAACCTGCGGGTGTTGTACGGCCACCGGGTCAGCGGACTGATCATCCGCTCGGGGTACGGCGCGTCCAACCTGGATTACCTCAAGCGCATGCAAGAGCGGGGTACTTACGTGCTCGAGATCGACTACTTTTACCCCGATAGCCCCTTCAGCCACGTAATGCTCGACAACGAGAGCTGCGTGTTCGAAGGGGTGCGCTACCTTCATGCTTTGGGCCACCGGCGCATCGCTACCCTAGGGAGCTATGACCCTATCCATCACCCCGAGGAGCGCAGCCGGGCATTTCCCAAAGCGCTCCAGGCGGTGGGTCTACCCCTGATCGAAGAATACCAGCGGGTGATCCGGCTCACCGAGCCCGAAGCGTACCGGCTCACCCTCGAGCTGATGCGGCTGCCGAACCCGCCCACGGCCATCTTCTCCCTCAACGGCACCGAGGCAGCGGGGGCATTCCGAGCTCTCAACGAGCTGGGGCTACGTATCCCTCAGGACATCTCCTTGCTCACCTTCGACAACTACTCCTGGACTAGCCTAGTCACCCCGCCCCTAGACGTAATCGAGCAACCGGTGGAGGAAATGGGCTATGCTGCAGTGGAGATCGTCTTGGATGCGGTGGAAAACCGCACCTTAGATAAGGTGGTGCGCCGACGCTTTCCCGGAAAGCTCATTCGCCGCGGGAGCTGTGCGCCGCCCAACCGCTAA
- a CDS encoding sulfurtransferase TusA family protein, translated as MSNPVQISKEIDARGSFCPGPLMELIRAVKAANVGEVITVLSGDPGSVKDIPAWVTKAGHEFLGMEDAEGEVKRFIVRKAR; from the coding sequence ATGAGTAACCCCGTCCAGATCAGCAAAGAAATCGATGCCCGCGGCAGCTTCTGCCCCGGCCCCTTGATGGAGCTTATTCGCGCGGTCAAGGCCGCAAATGTAGGTGAGGTGATCACGGTGCTCTCCGGCGACCCCGGCTCGGTCAAAGACATCCCAGCCTGGGTCACTAAGGCGGGCCACGAGTTTTTGGGGATGGAAGACGCCGAGGGAGAAGTCAAGCGCTTCATCGTCCGCAAAGCCCGCTAG
- a CDS encoding DsrE/DsrF/DrsH-like family protein — MSEKLAMIVESGTTDKLMAASILTAGAAAMGKNVTVFLTFGGLMAFKKGYEQAPMVLPNEFKGMEEILSQTMQAKKIPHWMKNFQDAKEIGNVHFYACSATMDLFDLKKDDLEPIVEDVVGVAYFMKETEGAQTLFI, encoded by the coding sequence ATGTCCGAAAAACTGGCAATGATCGTCGAGAGCGGCACTACCGACAAGCTGATGGCAGCCTCCATCCTCACTGCGGGTGCAGCAGCAATGGGCAAGAACGTGACAGTGTTCCTCACCTTTGGAGGGCTCATGGCCTTCAAAAAGGGCTACGAGCAGGCTCCGATGGTACTGCCCAACGAGTTCAAGGGCATGGAAGAGATACTCTCCCAAACCATGCAGGCCAAGAAAATCCCGCACTGGATGAAAAACTTTCAAGACGCCAAGGAGATCGGTAACGTCCACTTCTACGCCTGTAGCGCAACCATGGACCTGTTCGACCTCAAGAAAGACGACCTCGAGCCCATCGTCGAAGACGTGGTGGGCGTGGCCTACTTCATGAAGGAAACCGAAGGTGCGCAAACCCTCTTCATCTAG
- the fmt gene encoding methionyl-tRNA formyltransferase, protein MMSPSQPRRIAFFGSPAWAVPVLEALHDHHQVVLVVTQPDKPAGRGLLLTPPPVAQRARQLGLPVVQPQKLRNNAEFVEQIKALNLDAAVTAAYGKILPAELLEVPRYGFLNLHPSDLPKYRGPAPVQWTLINGDPETAVCIMQTDPGMDTGPVVARWRTKVEPDEDAVQLANRLRDRGTQLLLEALRNLEHLTPEPQPPQGTHAPMLKKEDGRVRWADAAQAIYDRHRGVQPWPGSWFEHEGKRVKVISLRPWEGRGSAAAGAVLEVAPDSLIVAAGEGAVALLEVQPEGKRPMRAADWARGYGVKVGTHLA, encoded by the coding sequence ATGATGTCCCCATCCCAACCCCGTCGCATTGCCTTTTTCGGTTCCCCGGCCTGGGCGGTGCCGGTGCTCGAGGCCCTGCACGACCACCACCAGGTGGTCTTGGTGGTGACTCAGCCGGATAAGCCGGCAGGGCGGGGCCTGTTGCTCACCCCCCCACCCGTGGCGCAGCGGGCCCGGCAACTGGGTCTGCCGGTCGTACAGCCCCAGAAACTACGGAACAACGCCGAGTTTGTAGAGCAGATCAAAGCCCTAAACCTGGACGCGGCAGTAACCGCGGCCTACGGCAAGATCCTGCCCGCCGAGTTGCTCGAGGTTCCCCGCTATGGCTTCCTTAACCTGCACCCCTCCGACCTGCCCAAGTACCGCGGCCCAGCTCCGGTGCAGTGGACGCTTATCAACGGCGACCCGGAGACCGCAGTGTGCATCATGCAGACCGACCCTGGCATGGACACCGGCCCGGTAGTGGCCCGCTGGCGCACCAAAGTGGAGCCGGATGAAGACGCGGTGCAGCTCGCCAACCGGCTGCGCGACCGGGGAACCCAACTCCTGCTCGAGGCTTTACGAAACCTCGAGCACCTCACCCCAGAGCCCCAGCCGCCCCAGGGAACCCATGCCCCGATGCTCAAGAAGGAGGATGGCCGGGTGCGCTGGGCAGACGCTGCGCAGGCCATCTATGACCGCCACCGGGGGGTACAGCCTTGGCCGGGCTCGTGGTTTGAGCATGAGGGGAAGCGGGTCAAGGTGATTTCCCTGCGGCCATGGGAGGGCCGGGGTTCGGCGGCTGCTGGAGCTGTGCTCGAGGTCGCCCCAGATTCGCTCATCGTGGCAGCGGGCGAGGGCGCTGTGGCACTGCTCGAGGTTCAGCCCGAGGGCAAGCGACCGATGCGAGCCGCCGACTGGGCGCGGGGGTATGGGGTCAAAGTAGGAACGCATCTAGCCTGA
- a CDS encoding NAD(P)/FAD-dependent oxidoreductase produces MKRILVLGGGTGGTLIANLLAKKLKNEAQITLVSASSRHLYQPGWLYVPFGWQDPRALSRSLKSLLNKRVQLEIGKVDRLDVSAQAVVLEEGNTLYYDYLVVATGSRVTPEDVPGLAEGAHHFYTEEAAWKLHAVLEEWQGGRIVVGVGGLPHKCPVAPLEFTFLLDEYLTRRGLRDKTEITYTYPINRVFSIESVAEVAEPLLKERGVKIETFFNLESVDPEKKLAISLEGTELPYDLLVMIPPHRGAKFLEGSPIADAQGWVYTDRNTLQVKDHPHIYALGDTTNLPISKAGSTAHFEAPVIAERIAAEIQGRAVDLQRASYNGKVTCFLETGYKKATILAFDYDHPPKPPAPSWLYHYEKMAFNKAYWYLVPTGVI; encoded by the coding sequence ATGAAACGAATTTTGGTGTTAGGAGGTGGCACGGGCGGCACGCTCATCGCCAACCTGCTGGCGAAGAAGCTCAAAAACGAGGCCCAAATCACGCTGGTAAGCGCCTCGAGCCGCCACCTGTACCAACCCGGTTGGCTGTACGTGCCCTTCGGCTGGCAAGACCCGCGGGCCCTCTCTAGGAGCCTCAAGTCACTGCTGAATAAGCGCGTCCAGCTCGAGATTGGCAAGGTGGATCGCCTCGATGTGTCGGCCCAAGCAGTGGTGCTTGAGGAGGGCAACACCCTGTACTACGACTATCTGGTAGTTGCCACCGGATCGCGGGTAACCCCCGAGGACGTGCCAGGGCTGGCTGAGGGCGCCCACCATTTCTACACCGAGGAAGCCGCCTGGAAGCTCCACGCAGTACTGGAAGAGTGGCAGGGGGGCAGGATCGTGGTGGGAGTGGGCGGACTGCCGCACAAGTGCCCGGTAGCCCCCCTCGAGTTCACGTTCCTCCTCGACGAGTACCTGACCCGGCGCGGCCTGCGCGATAAAACTGAGATCACCTACACCTACCCCATCAACCGCGTTTTCTCCATCGAGAGCGTGGCTGAAGTTGCCGAGCCGCTACTCAAGGAGCGCGGGGTCAAGATCGAGACCTTCTTCAACCTCGAGTCGGTGGACCCCGAAAAAAAGCTCGCCATCAGCCTGGAAGGGACCGAGCTTCCTTACGACCTGCTGGTGATGATCCCGCCGCACCGGGGGGCCAAGTTCCTCGAGGGCAGCCCCATCGCCGACGCGCAGGGCTGGGTCTACACCGACCGGAACACGCTCCAGGTCAAGGATCACCCCCACATCTACGCCCTGGGCGACACCACCAACCTACCCATCTCTAAGGCAGGCTCCACTGCCCACTTTGAGGCCCCAGTGATCGCCGAACGTATCGCCGCCGAGATCCAAGGGCGGGCCGTTGACCTCCAACGCGCCAGCTACAACGGCAAGGTCACCTGCTTCCTGGAAACGGGCTACAAGAAAGCCACCATCTTGGCCTTCGACTACGATCACCCACCCAAGCCGCCCGCGCCGAGTTGGCTCTATCACTATGAGAAAATGGCCTTCAACAAAGCGTACTGGTACTTGGTGCCAACCGGTGTGATCTGA
- a CDS encoding YbbR-like domain-containing protein → MIRRLLGNLPEKLLALLAAGLVWYQLQASEPIAERTLTRPLQVLGVQQGQSVSGLPQTVELRLRGPARLIEGNNLSTVNAYIDLSGVGEGAFVRNVQVGLPAGVRLVAVEPGRVEGRLEAVVSQRLAVEIHSPGRWVRFEPTYVQAIGPRGLVNQAVKAVGVDMGGDQVRLFPVDATGEPLESLALNPGQARVIQRETIQAQKTVPLVLAEPPASLRVLEARIPGSVTLVGPVAALEGVTQVRASPEWRTGSYTSPLQLQLPEGVRVTAPVQGNFRVAAK, encoded by the coding sequence ATGATCCGCCGCCTGCTGGGCAACCTCCCGGAAAAGCTGCTGGCTCTGCTGGCTGCGGGGCTGGTGTGGTATCAGCTCCAGGCCTCCGAGCCCATCGCCGAGCGTACCTTGACCCGGCCCCTGCAGGTGCTGGGGGTGCAGCAGGGGCAGAGCGTCTCAGGGTTGCCCCAGACCGTAGAACTGCGGTTGCGCGGCCCGGCCCGGCTGATCGAGGGGAACAACCTGAGCACTGTGAACGCTTACATCGACCTCTCTGGGGTAGGGGAGGGTGCTTTCGTCCGCAACGTGCAGGTGGGGCTTCCCGCGGGTGTACGTTTGGTCGCGGTGGAACCGGGGCGGGTAGAAGGGAGGCTCGAGGCGGTGGTGAGCCAACGGCTTGCGGTGGAAATCCATAGCCCTGGACGCTGGGTTCGTTTCGAGCCGACCTATGTACAGGCGATCGGCCCGCGGGGGCTGGTGAACCAAGCGGTGAAGGCCGTAGGGGTGGACATGGGAGGTGACCAGGTGCGGCTTTTCCCGGTGGATGCTACCGGTGAACCCTTGGAGAGCCTGGCCCTCAACCCAGGCCAGGCGCGGGTGATCCAGCGGGAAACCATACAGGCCCAGAAAACCGTGCCCCTGGTGCTGGCCGAGCCGCCCGCAAGCTTGCGGGTGCTCGAGGCCCGTATTCCCGGCAGCGTGACCCTGGTGGGTCCGGTGGCAGCGCTCGAGGGCGTTACCCAGGTGCGGGCCTCCCCCGAGTGGCGCACCGGGAGCTATACCTCGCCCTTGCAACTGCAACTCCCCGAGGGAGTGCGGGTGACGGCCCCGGTGCAGGGGAACTTTCGGGTGGCGGCGAAATAA
- the cdaA gene encoding diadenylate cyclase CdaA → MLSWRDILDILAVATLFYYVYRLIAETRAINLVRGVLVYLLVWFAASQLGLNSLAWILGNAATLGAFGLIVVFQPELRGALERIGRGRFQRPALAESTLSELVRALERMSARRHGALIAFERRTPLGDYASSGEIVNARLSARFLESIFAPTSPLHDGGVIVRGDQVVAAGCIFPLSDRVEKYIGTRHRAALGLSEQTDALVIVVSEERGTIRVAERGQLSPPLQPRDVRERILEEIRV, encoded by the coding sequence ATGCTCTCTTGGCGTGACATACTGGATATTTTGGCGGTGGCTACATTGTTTTATTACGTCTATAGACTGATTGCCGAGACTCGGGCGATCAACTTGGTGCGGGGGGTATTGGTGTACTTGCTGGTGTGGTTCGCTGCGAGCCAGCTCGGGCTGAACAGCCTGGCCTGGATCTTGGGCAATGCCGCTACCTTAGGGGCATTCGGTCTGATCGTGGTGTTTCAGCCGGAACTGCGGGGGGCTTTGGAGCGTATTGGACGGGGCAGGTTTCAACGTCCGGCGCTGGCTGAGTCCACCCTGAGCGAGCTGGTGCGGGCCCTCGAGCGTATGAGTGCCCGCCGCCACGGAGCCCTCATTGCGTTCGAGCGGCGCACTCCCTTGGGTGACTACGCCAGCAGCGGCGAGATCGTCAACGCCCGGCTCTCGGCCCGTTTTCTAGAGAGCATTTTCGCCCCTACCAGTCCCCTGCACGACGGGGGGGTGATCGTACGGGGGGATCAGGTGGTGGCGGCGGGGTGCATCTTCCCCTTGAGCGACCGGGTGGAAAAGTACATTGGAACCCGCCACCGGGCGGCTTTGGGCCTCTCCGAGCAGACCGATGCGCTGGTAATCGTGGTGAGCGAGGAGCGGGGCACCATCCGGGTAGCCGAAAGGGGGCAGCTTTCGCCGCCCTTACAGCCTAGGGATGTGCGCGAACGCATCCTCGAGGAGATCCGGGTATGA
- the pfkA gene encoding 6-phosphofructokinase — MKRIAVLTSGGDAPGMNAAIRAVVRGGLDQGWEVFGVRQGYAGLIAGEMNSLSARDVGGIIQQGGTMLGSARSLEFKTEEGRKVALANLEAKGIEALVVIGGNGSQTGAYALSQLGFPVVGVASTIDNDLYGSEITIGVDTALNIALEAIDRLKTTASSHRRAFLVEVMGRDCGYLALMSGLAGGAEVVVVPEVDTPPEEVAARLRGAYERGKAHAIAVVAEGARYGAEELMAYFREHQARLGFDLRSTILGHVQRGGIPGAFDRLLATRLGFGAVTRLAKGQHGILMGLLKGEISSTPLGEVVASKKPLDASLLEMAWVLAQ; from the coding sequence ATGAAACGCATCGCGGTACTCACCAGCGGGGGCGATGCCCCCGGAATGAACGCGGCCATCCGGGCGGTGGTGCGAGGCGGGCTGGATCAGGGCTGGGAAGTCTTCGGGGTACGCCAGGGGTACGCCGGTTTGATCGCAGGCGAGATGAACTCGCTCTCGGCCCGCGACGTGGGCGGCATCATCCAGCAGGGTGGGACCATGCTAGGCAGCGCCCGCAGCCTGGAATTCAAGACCGAGGAAGGGCGCAAGGTGGCTTTGGCTAACCTCGAGGCCAAAGGGATCGAGGCGCTGGTGGTGATCGGTGGGAACGGCTCCCAAACCGGAGCTTACGCCCTCTCGCAGTTGGGCTTCCCGGTGGTGGGGGTGGCTTCCACCATCGACAACGACCTCTACGGATCAGAGATCACCATCGGGGTGGACACCGCCCTCAACATCGCCCTGGAAGCCATTGACCGCTTGAAAACTACAGCCTCGAGCCACCGCCGGGCCTTCTTGGTGGAGGTGATGGGGCGCGACTGCGGTTATCTGGCCCTGATGTCGGGGCTCGCCGGGGGGGCCGAGGTGGTGGTGGTTCCCGAGGTGGATACCCCCCCTGAGGAGGTCGCCGCGCGGCTCCGCGGGGCTTACGAGCGGGGCAAGGCCCACGCCATCGCGGTGGTCGCGGAGGGGGCCCGCTACGGGGCCGAGGAGCTGATGGCTTACTTCCGCGAACACCAGGCCCGGCTGGGCTTCGACCTGCGCAGTACCATCCTGGGCCACGTCCAGCGGGGCGGGATCCCGGGGGCGTTCGACCGGTTGTTGGCCACCCGGCTGGGCTTCGGAGCGGTCACCCGGTTGGCGAAGGGACAGCATGGCATCTTAATGGGTTTGCTCAAAGGAGAGATCAGCAGCACCCCCTTAGGCGAGGTGGTGGCGAGCAAGAAGCCTTTGGATGCTAGCTTGCTCGAGATGGCCTGGGTATTGGCCCAGTAG
- the def gene encoding peptide deformylase codes for MIYPIRLYGDPVLRKRASSVKDFSEIPRLAENMFETMFEARGVGLAAPQVGRSERLFVFAEYVDAEDEEEGEEADLKTRVKNQWVMVNPAITYRAGQQISTEGCLSIPGLYSDEVPRDLQIRVEYQNELGEKKTQEFEGYLAVVVQHELDHLDGTLFFERLPKDLKAAFLEEHRHELAEMQRRAKAFLKELKARR; via the coding sequence ATGATTTACCCGATCCGACTCTACGGCGACCCGGTGCTACGCAAACGGGCTAGCTCGGTCAAGGATTTTTCGGAGATTCCCCGGCTAGCCGAAAACATGTTCGAAACAATGTTCGAGGCGAGGGGAGTAGGCTTGGCAGCTCCTCAGGTGGGCCGCTCGGAGCGCTTGTTTGTCTTCGCTGAGTATGTAGACGCCGAAGACGAGGAGGAGGGCGAAGAAGCCGACCTCAAGACCCGGGTCAAGAACCAGTGGGTGATGGTCAACCCGGCCATCACCTACCGCGCAGGGCAACAGATCTCCACCGAGGGCTGCCTGTCGATCCCCGGCCTCTACTCCGATGAGGTGCCCCGCGACCTCCAGATACGGGTGGAATACCAAAACGAACTGGGCGAGAAGAAAACCCAGGAGTTCGAGGGCTATTTGGCGGTGGTGGTCCAGCACGAACTCGACCATCTCGATGGCACCCTTTTCTTCGAGCGCTTGCCCAAAGACCTGAAAGCGGCTTTCCTCGAGGAGCACCGCCACGAGTTGGCCGAGATGCAGCGCCGGGCCAAGGCATTTTTGAAAGAACTCAAGGCCCGACGCTAA
- a CDS encoding flavodoxin domain-containing protein — protein sequence MTDKPILIAYATRTGTTREIAEALGAGMARRRAQVEVKRMEDVDDLGRYVAAILGSAVREEMWLPEAIEFVRRHQEELRKIPVFYYVVSMTLANDTPQRAQEVLGYLRPVRALVEPVDIGLFAGALDKGKLSPVIRLMLTKKGFPEGDWRDWDAVRAWGERVWQLLRQEEMSGF from the coding sequence ATGACCGATAAACCAATTCTGATCGCCTATGCGACCCGCACCGGCACCACCCGGGAGATCGCCGAAGCCCTGGGCGCGGGGATGGCTCGTCGGAGAGCTCAGGTCGAGGTCAAACGCATGGAGGACGTGGATGACCTTGGCCGGTATGTGGCAGCGATTCTAGGGAGCGCGGTGCGTGAGGAGATGTGGCTGCCCGAGGCCATAGAATTCGTGCGGCGCCACCAGGAGGAGTTGCGAAAGATCCCAGTGTTTTACTACGTGGTGTCCATGACCCTGGCCAACGACACCCCCCAGCGTGCCCAAGAAGTGTTGGGATATCTGCGCCCGGTGCGGGCTTTGGTCGAGCCGGTAGATATCGGCTTGTTCGCCGGGGCCTTGGACAAGGGCAAGCTCTCCCCGGTGATTCGGCTGATGTTGACCAAGAAGGGTTTCCCCGAGGGTGACTGGCGCGACTGGGACGCGGTGCGGGCCTGGGGCGAGCGGGTATGGCAACTGCTGCGGCAAGAAGAGATGAGCGGGTTCTGA
- a CDS encoding MFS transporter — MSVDPSLLRSRLGVSAYFLLHGFAAGTWISRIPAEQERLGLSAALLGIVLLGNMAGALLAGFTGGGMVSRFGSRHVTRFAAIGGFVTLALLGLLGNAASLFLALALFGFLQATLNIAMNTQAAALEARYERPIFSSFHAMWSAGALSGALAGAGLAGGGFSPLLHFALVGALGIIVAAYAGNHLLAASVSQSRRMFILPRGELLALGLLGFCAAISDGSIASWSGIYLRSLDASESVAALGFAVHQSIMFLGRFSGDFMVSRFGAVRVVRLGALLGGLGLAFAVLTHTVWGIFVGIACMGWGMATVFPLMFAASSRTPGLPPAHSMASTSTMSTLGGLVGPVLLGAVAEVGTVRASFAVAALLAWMVSYLAFSLSSYRVTPAQS; from the coding sequence ATGTCGGTGGACCCCAGCCTCCTTCGCTCTCGCCTTGGGGTTTCCGCTTATTTCTTGCTGCACGGGTTCGCTGCCGGAACCTGGATCTCGCGCATCCCTGCCGAGCAAGAACGCCTGGGGTTGAGCGCGGCGCTGCTGGGGATAGTGCTGCTGGGTAATATGGCCGGGGCGCTGCTGGCCGGGTTTACCGGCGGAGGTATGGTGAGCCGCTTCGGTAGTCGGCACGTCACCCGCTTCGCGGCAATAGGAGGTTTTGTCACCCTGGCGCTGTTGGGGCTTTTGGGCAATGCAGCCAGCCTATTTTTGGCATTGGCGCTGTTCGGCTTTCTCCAAGCTACTCTCAACATCGCCATGAACACCCAGGCCGCCGCCCTCGAGGCCCGCTACGAGCGTCCTATCTTCTCTTCGTTTCACGCTATGTGGAGCGCTGGGGCCTTGAGCGGAGCACTCGCTGGGGCAGGTCTGGCCGGAGGAGGGTTCAGCCCCCTGCTCCATTTCGCCTTAGTCGGAGCCTTGGGGATCATAGTGGCCGCTTATGCTGGGAATCACCTGCTGGCGGCTTCGGTTTCGCAGAGCCGCCGGATGTTCATATTGCCCCGTGGGGAGCTGTTGGCGCTGGGTCTGCTGGGTTTTTGCGCGGCCATCAGCGATGGCTCCATCGCGAGCTGGAGTGGAATCTATCTACGCAGCCTGGATGCGTCAGAATCGGTGGCTGCCCTGGGCTTCGCGGTCCACCAGAGCATAATGTTTTTGGGGCGCTTCAGCGGGGACTTTATGGTAAGCCGCTTCGGCGCGGTGCGTGTGGTGCGCTTAGGAGCCTTGCTGGGTGGGCTTGGGTTGGCCTTTGCGGTGCTCACCCACACTGTCTGGGGAATCTTCGTAGGCATCGCCTGTATGGGTTGGGGCATGGCGACGGTCTTCCCGCTGATGTTCGCGGCCTCCTCGCGTACCCCGGGGTTGCCCCCCGCCCATAGCATGGCCAGCACCTCTACCATGAGCACCCTGGGCGGGTTGGTGGGGCCGGTGCTCTTGGGTGCGGTAGCTGAAGTAGGCACGGTGCGGGCCAGTTTTGCGGTAGCGGCCCTGCTGGCTTGGATGGTGAGTTACCTGGCCTTTTCGCTAAGCAGCTACCGGGTGACACCAGCGCAGTCTTGA
- a CDS encoding integrase core domain-containing protein, giving the protein MQFTTVGREIWRGARQAQRLAEANASDPEVQERLRKLRLVKALRESKKSWKEIQDLVGISRATYHRWQKALKEKGLAGLKPRSRRPKHLRTKVHWTPGLLIRIETLRKENPTWGRWSIWLTLRKEGFQMSERTVGRILAYLEKHRRIESVAGYLARTQRGKLKRRVNRPYAKRKPRGYEARAPGDLVQVDTLTLTLGPGSMVKHFSAIDLHSRFVLAEVHSRATAKLSEGFLSLLLARAPFPIRAIQVDGGSEFMAEFEEACCALGIALFVLPPRSPKLNGHVERMQRTFKEEFYTRPLPTPLSELQAELDTYLDYYNRRRPHMALGGLAPLEFLAKMQEESVPQRVSNVLTDYTRLPPGSCYARILCASGVAG; this is encoded by the coding sequence GTGCAGTTTACCACCGTTGGCCGAGAGATATGGAGAGGCGCTAGACAAGCACAGAGGCTGGCCGAGGCCAACGCAAGCGACCCAGAGGTCCAGGAACGTCTGCGCAAGCTCCGACTGGTCAAAGCCCTGCGTGAAAGTAAAAAGAGCTGGAAGGAGATCCAGGACCTGGTCGGGATCAGCCGGGCCACCTACCACCGCTGGCAAAAAGCCCTAAAAGAAAAGGGCCTGGCTGGACTCAAACCCCGCTCCCGCCGCCCTAAGCACCTGCGCACAAAGGTCCACTGGACCCCAGGGCTGCTCATTAGAATAGAAACTCTCCGCAAGGAAAACCCCACCTGGGGACGCTGGTCCATCTGGCTTACCCTCCGCAAGGAGGGTTTCCAGATGAGCGAACGCACGGTGGGGCGCATCCTGGCCTACCTGGAGAAGCACCGACGTATCGAGAGCGTGGCCGGCTACCTGGCCCGGACTCAAAGAGGGAAGCTAAAGCGAAGGGTAAACCGGCCCTACGCCAAAAGGAAGCCCCGAGGATACGAGGCCAGGGCTCCTGGGGACCTGGTCCAGGTGGACACCCTCACCCTGACCTTAGGACCGGGAAGCATGGTCAAGCACTTCTCGGCGATTGACCTCCATAGCCGGTTTGTCCTGGCGGAGGTGCACAGCCGGGCCACGGCTAAGCTTTCTGAGGGGTTCTTGTCCTTGCTTCTGGCCAGGGCCCCTTTTCCCATCCGGGCCATCCAGGTGGATGGGGGCAGCGAGTTCATGGCCGAGTTTGAGGAGGCCTGCTGTGCTCTGGGGATTGCCTTGTTTGTGCTACCGCCGAGGAGTCCTAAACTCAATGGTCACGTGGAGCGGATGCAGCGGACCTTCAAGGAGGAGTTCTACACCCGGCCTTTGCCCACCCCGCTCAGCGAGCTGCAGGCAGAGCTGGATACCTACCTGGACTACTACAACCGCCGAAGGCCTCACATGGCCCTGGGGGGTCTTGCTCCGCTGGAGTTTTTGGCTAAGATGCAAGAGGAGTCGGTTCCTCAAAGAGTCTCAAATGTGTTGACCGATTACACTCGGTTGCCGCCAGGAAGTTGCTATGCTAGAATCCTATGCGCCAGCGGTGTCGCTGGATAA